One Solanum lycopersicum chromosome 4, SLM_r2.1 DNA window includes the following coding sequences:
- the LOC101264214 gene encoding dof zinc finger protein DOF3.4-like yields the protein MSSDIGDRRPARLPAPVNGTRPSEPENLPCPRCDSTNTKFCYYNNYNLSQPRHFCKSCRRYWTRGGTLRNVPVGGGTRKNSSHKRPRINSGAGTVQEQTNPITMMGSGSGHVSGSGSMSLMGCEVNLNESVHEGGNGTSSFTSLLTAPVGVGVGGFVPLGGFGLGLGGFGLGNLDWPMEQVSGGGNGGDGGENDKWQLSGGEMEGGGGGGGSGGGGIGGDDDCFGWPDLAISAPGTSLK from the coding sequence atgtcttcaGATATCGGCGACAGACGTCCGGCGAGACTGCCGGCGCCGGTAAACGGAACAAGGCCATCGGAACCAGAGAACTTGCCGTGTCCACGTTGTGATTCCACAAACACAAAGTTTTGTTATTACAACAACTATAATCTTTCTCAGCCACGTCATTTCTGTAAGTCCTGTCGCCGGTATTGGACACGTGGCGGCACCTTACGTAACGTCCCCGTCGGCGGTGGTACACGTAAGAACTCGTCCCATAAACGCCCCCGTATCAACTCCGGTGCTGGTACCGTTCAAGAACAAACCAACCCGATCACAATGATGGGTTCGGGTTCGGGTCATGTATCCGGGTCGGGTTCTATGTCGTTGATGGGTTGTGAAGTGAACTTGAATGAGTCAGTACATGAAGGTGGAAACGGTACGTCGTCGTTTACTTCGTTATTAACAGCTCCAGTTGGTGTAGGGGTGGGTGGGTTTGTGCCATTAGGTGGATTTGGGCTTGGGCTTGGCGGGTTTGGGCTTGGGAATCTCGATTGGCCCATGGAGCAAGTAAGCGGTGGAGGGAATGGTGGCGACGGCGGTGAAAATGACAAGTGGCAGCTGAGTGGCGGTGAGATGGAAGGCGGCGGCGGCGGTGGTGGCAGCGGCGGCGGAGGAATAGGTGGTGATGATGATTGTTTTGGGTGGCCTGATCTTGCTATTTCAGCACCAGGGACAAGTCTTAAATGA
- the LOC101267112 gene encoding ent-kaurene oxidase, which produces MDAILNLQGVPLGTALTVGGPVVALGGISFWLLKEYVNDQKRKSPNFLPPVPEVPGLPVIGNLLQMTEKKPHKTFTNWAETYGPIYSIKTGANTIVVLSSSELAKEAMVTRYSSISTRKLTNALRILTCDKSIVAISDYDEFHKTAKRHILTSVLGPTAQKRFRIHRDTLVENVSKQLHDLVRTDPNEAVNLRKSFQSELFGLALKQALGKDIEAIYVEGLDATFPREELLNILVLDIMEGAIDVDWRDFFPYLKWVPNKSFEHRIQRKHLRREAVMKALIADQRKRIISGEELNSYIDYLLSEANTLTEKQILMLLWEAIIETSDTTLVSTEWAMYELAKDSKRQEQLFLEIQNVCGSNKITEEKLCQLPYLCAVFHETLRKYSPAPIVPLRYVQEDTQVGGYRIPKGTEIAINIYGCNRDKNVWESPEEWKPERFLNGKYDPMELQKTMAFGAGKRVCAGAQQAMTISCTAIARLIQEFEWSLKEGEEENVATMGLTTHKLHPMLAHIKPRN; this is translated from the exons ATGGATGCAATTTTGAATCTTCAAGGTGTACCATTAGGAACTGCTCTTACTGTGGGTGGTCCAGTTGTTGCTCTTGGTGGGATTTCATTTTGGTTACTTAAAGAGTATGTTAATGATCAAAAAAGGAAATCTCCAAATTTTCTCCCACCTGTTCCAG AGGTTCCAGGGTTACCAGTGATAGGGAATTTGCTGCAGATGACTGAGAAAAAACCACACAAGACATTTACAAATTGGGCTGAAACTTATGGACCTATTTATTCCATCAAAACCGGCGCAAATACAATTGTTGTACTCAGTTCTAGTGAACTTGCAAAGGAG GCTATGGTGACTAGATATTCATCCATCTCAACTAGAAAGCTAACGAACGCATTGAGAATCCTTACTTGTGATAAGAGTATAGTCGCGATAAGTGATTACGATGAGTTTCACAAGACAGCGAAGCGCCACATACTGACCAGTGTTCTAGGACCAACTGCTCAG AAACGCTTCCGTATCCACAGGGACACCTTGGTAGAAAATGTGTCAAAGCAACTACATGATTTGGTTAGGACTGATCCTAACGAAGCAGTTAATCTAAGGAAGTCATTTCAGTCGGAACTTTTTGGTTTAGCATTGAAACAA GCTTTGGGAAAGGATATCGAGGCTATTTATGTGGAGGGACTCGACGCCACTTTTCCAAGAGAGGAATTACTCAATATCTTAGTGCTTGATATAATGGAAGGTGCAATTGATGTGGATTGGAGAGATTTCTTCCCCTATCTAAAATGGGTTCCTAACAAAAGCTTTGAGCACAGAATTCAGCGTAAACATCTGCGCAGGGAAGCGGTGATGAAGGCGCTAATAGCAGATCAAAGGAAACGTATTATTTCGGGCGAG GAACTGAACAGTTATATCGACTACTTGTTATCTGAAGCCAATACGTTAACAGAGAAGCAAATTCTGATGTTGCTTTGGGAGGCAATTATTGAAACATCAGATACCACACTAGTGAGTACAGAATGGGCTATGTATGAATTGGCGAAAGATTCCAAACGACAG GAACAACTCTTTTTGGAAATTCAAAATGTTTGTGGATCTAACAAGATCACTGAAGAGAAACTTTGCCAACTTCCATACTTATGTGCTGTCTTTCATGAAACATTGCGGAAGTATAGTCCTGCACCTATTGTTCCTCTAAGATACGTCCAGGAAGACACGCAGGTAGGAGGGTACCGAATTCCTAAAGGAACTGAG ATCGCAATAAATATATACGGTTGCAATAGGGACAAGAACGTGTGGGAGAGTCCTGAAGAGTGGAAGCCTGAACGATTTCTTAACGGAAAGTACGATCCAATGGAATTGCAGAAGACAATGGCGTTTGGGGCTGGAAAAAGGGTATGTGCTGGTGCTCAGCAAGCAATGACAATTAGTTGCACAGCTATTGCTAGATTGATACAAGAGTTTGAATGGAGCTTAAAAGAAGGAGAAGAGGAAAATGTTGCAACAATGGGTCTTACTACTCATAAACTTCACCCAATGCTAGCTCATATCAAGCCAAGAAATTAA